The genomic segment TCATGTATGAGGCACTTGGGCGTGGAGGGGAATTTCATTACTTCAAGTGTGGAGTTTATGCTCAGAATGATGATTCTTCCTATATGGAGTCTCGATGGAAGGGAATCAAGAttcttaaaaaaagtgattgatCATgttatttgttctttgtttgGACATTGAAAGTAGTGTGATGcaacaatgatgaaataaagacAAGTAATATATGTATGCTTTAGTTCTTGTTCATTATTAAGTCCTGTTATATTAATGGAGTTatttcttgaatatatatatatatatatatatatatatatatatagtgggcaaagatatttaatttatcattataaAGCCATACTAAACAAAATATGTCTAACAAAAAAGCCTAGACTTGATACATGTTTAAAACTATAAGTATATAAAGACATAACTAAAGACAAATAtgcattcaacaaaaaaaaaataaaaataaaaatctagcaTGTacactaataataaaaataacaatacttaaattaaaataaataaaagtactTACTTATTGAAGTACTTTAAAGGAATGAATCATTTGGTCTTAAAACTTTATTACTTATCACTCGTGCAACTAGAATGTTTGGAATATATCTCTCAAGATTTCAATAAAACCATATTTGTTTAGATACACTTTATAAATAAGGTATTTGAACTAAAAATTATGTAACTCAAATATCTCTCAATAAGATAAATCTAAACTCTAGATTTAGAAGGAAAATCAAAGTGTGTGTCATTTTATAGCGGATTTTTTAAGCtaaaatgttgaagaattaataagaattaattcacATCATTGTCAATTATTGATTAagtatcataaattaaaaaataaaaataaaaaaattaagagttcTTTGAGTGAGAAAACTAAAGGTTATTTGAGATTAGTTtcttatttatctataatttatttatttaaaataaatttccaacatttttttaagatgaGAAGTAGAGATAGTTTGGGATCATGGATCAATGGATTTGCTATTAACACATGTGTTTGCTCTTCAGTTAAAGCGGAGCTGTAGGGATTTGAACTTGCTTGGTCACTAGGGATACGCACGCAAGATTCTTTTGGAATTTGATTCTACAGTACTGGCAATAAACTTGATTACGAAGCAAGACAACAGACAACAAAGTTAACGCCAATTTAGCTTTAATTGCTAAAGCTAAAGAACTCCTAGCCAGGGCGTGGGAAGTTAAAGTGCAGCAAAGGTAGGCAAATGCAACAGCGCACTGGCTAACCATCTTTGTTTTAACCAAATCAGCAACCTGGAAATGGAACCACCCAAAGAATTGCAAAGTCTATGAACAACCGAATGGTAAAAAGCTGAATATAGAAAATCTTTCAAACTTGCCAGAAACCAACTTCTCCCATTGACTAAGAACCTATAATAGTGCTCTAGATTGGTTAATATAGGAGGATTTTTAGgagaaaaattatttgttacttagttatttttatttttttctatttgctttAATTAGGAAGATACTAGATCATAGGTAGCTCGTGATATACCGCGGGCTGGTCTAAATTTTCTCAacgtaagaaaataatattcaaacgatgataattcaagataaatcaggttaaatttactaaaatatCACTCATGATATAAGACCAAAACAGCTaacagaaaggaaaacaaaaagaaatcataaagtTCAAGATCCATAATAACCTAAATTATTAccttaatatatatgttttttcaactcCGATAAATCTGTATCCAAAGTTAACTCACCACCTGAAGTTATAACTAAGCCATTAAATGAGgtgtaaaataaaaaccttcATCTAAACCTCATGAATTCTGTTCGGGAAGGGAAGGTGAGGAAAAACTGAAATAttgggaaaaaataaattaaagctcCTTTTGTCTACTTCCATGTGTTGATATAGATTTTAtataccaaaaatatttttataatttatatttaatattagtatatcaaaataatttaaaataaaataaaaaattaacttttttaaaaaaatacagttcaATCGCGCTGCGGAATATTTCAGAGAGTATTACTTTTGAAAGTAATAATTTGAATGCAATTATAATGATAAGTTCATTTTTCATATTCTTCTGCAAGGAAGTTCATAGTCATAACACGCGcgcacacaaaaaaatatatatatattgacgaAGAAGGTACGGACCAAAAGATTTCTTATCCTCACATATTTCTATTGGGCCATGCCCTTTTATTCCATCATTAATAATCTTCACTTGGTATTGACCAATTAGATGACGTGgcatgataaatttttaaaataaaaaaaatcagttaggAATAAccaattattttaatcaaagaggaaaaataatttttgaaataaaaaaaaatcagttaggTTAAATTGGACCAAATACAATTAAGGGTTTGTTTGTACAATTTAGCCATgaaatgatgatgaagaaaactcTTATTCGGTAACCTAAAAAGAAGGGAAGTGAGGCGGCTAATACCTTGCCAAGTTTCAAACCTAATTATATATTCTTGatcaaattgtgattttaattattttttgtaattataaactttaaagatGTGAGGGAACCATGGCAGATCGTTCTCCTCACCGGCCCTTTCATTAATTATTAgggtttgaaaataataataaaaaaattgaatggaaaAATCAGTTAAAATATTGCACCTATAAAGTCAAAAGTCTTAGTTCAATGCTTAGCTTCTCAGAGGAGTTAACATTCATACCCAAAGTCaagttttttgctttaaattaatcagaaataataaaaaaattaatttttttttaaatacggTTGCACCGCATTCCCAAAAACCTTTTAAATAATGAACTGAAATTCAATGATTTAAATTCTTGAAACATGATGGTCATGTTCTCTTAGAAACAAAGAAGTTCAATCCCTCAAGCTTCCAATATTTTAGAGAGTATAGGTTTTGAATGCAATAATCATGATAAGAGATAAGACTTCCATGTTGGCAGCTACAAGCTATAGCTCTTTCAATCTTCTTGTCCATGTTGGCAACTACAAGGTATAGCTCTTTCAATCTTCTTGTTACGTACTCATTCTTCATATTCTTCTCAAGTTTGGTTCTTCATTCTTTCATTCTTCATTCTTTCATTGCCTATTTATACTCAAGTTTGGTTCTTCATTCTTTCATTGCCTATTTATACTCAAGTTTGGTTCTTCATTCTTTCATTGCCTCAAACCCATAATTAACCCTTTTCCTTTGTTCCTCGAACTCACTCTACAAAAATGGCTTCCACTATTCTCTTAGCCCTCGTATCTCTCAGCCTTATTGAGCTCATGCCACACCATGCCATTGCTGATCCCGCAGATGGGTTCACCTCCCTTTCATTGGGTCGATCCAACTTTGTCATTCATAAGCCTTATGACGTATCTGAAAGTGAGCGATATAGCTTCCAAAATGGCATCCACAAGCTGTGGGTTTACTCTGCTGACAAGCCTTTCATGTCTGGGAGCAATACCAGTCCCAGGACTGAGGTCCGCGTTCGAGTAAGTACCATATGCATAATATATATACGTGACAGTATCCAGAAATGTGCTACAATTAAGTAAATATCTGAAAAGAGGATCCCTCTTGAATTTCTGGGTTCCTGCTCAAAGTTAATTCTTGGTGACTTTTCTCCACTTGCTCCACGATGATATATGACTCACTCAATCTGTGTTCAACAGGGATATGACTACACTTCTGGTGTGTGGCAATTTGAAGGATATGCATACGTGCCGTCAGGCACAACTGGTGTGTCCATCATGCAAATCTTCGGAGGCGCTAGCGCAGCCACAACCATGATGCTTAGAGTCTACAATGGAGCACTATCTTACTACAGGACTCCAATTGCTCAAAACATATATGATAGATGGTTTAGAGTCAACGTAATCCATGATGCTGGTGCCCCAAAAGTCAAGGTCTACATTGATGGGTCATTGGTGCACG from the Populus nigra chromosome 1, ddPopNigr1.1, whole genome shotgun sequence genome contains:
- the LOC133700819 gene encoding citrate-binding protein-like codes for the protein MASTILLALVSLSLIELMPHHAIADPADGFTSLSLGRSNFVIHKPYDVSESERYSFQNGIHKLWVYSADKPFMSGSNTSPRTEVRVRGYDYTSGVWQFEGYAYVPSGTTGVSIMQIFGGASAATTMMLRVYNGALSYYRTPIAQNIYDRWFRVNVIHDAGAPKVKVYIDGSLVHEADGNGASSHYFKFGVYAQEGASDYMESRWRGIKVLRK